Proteins from a genomic interval of Nostoc sp. TCL240-02:
- the hpsB gene encoding hormogonium polysaccharide secretion pseudopilin HpsB, with protein sequence MIKHKQQIHPSGESGFTIIESLVALLVVAILLTAIAPVIVLATATRVQSRRVELATQAAKTFIDGIRIGAITAPNTVITIAAPTSAAPRRISDVAGTPPITGSPGDYLINTTNMPVPTDATTLYCFKNGSISNPDCSSNTSNLFYIQASRIVVQSAGVNDGYRLGIRVYRADADFPLTASTLDTKNTQTPFTGGLGSRKAPLIEMTTDIANSTTSFQALCKRLGIATNKTCQ encoded by the coding sequence ATGATTAAGCACAAACAACAAATCCACCCTTCTGGGGAGTCTGGTTTCACGATTATTGAGTCGCTGGTAGCATTACTCGTAGTTGCTATTTTACTAACAGCGATCGCACCTGTTATAGTTCTGGCAACAGCAACCCGCGTTCAGTCTCGACGGGTGGAACTGGCCACTCAAGCGGCAAAAACATTCATTGATGGCATCAGAATTGGAGCTATTACAGCGCCAAATACAGTCATTACAATTGCTGCTCCTACATCAGCCGCGCCTAGACGCATTTCAGATGTAGCGGGTACACCACCTATAACAGGTAGCCCAGGTGACTATTTAATTAACACTACAAATATGCCCGTTCCTACAGATGCAACTACTTTATATTGCTTTAAGAACGGTAGTATTTCTAATCCAGACTGTAGTAGCAATACTAGCAATTTATTTTATATCCAGGCTAGTCGAATTGTTGTTCAAAGTGCTGGGGTGAACGATGGCTATCGTCTGGGAATTAGGGTTTATCGAGCAGATGCTGACTTTCCCTTAACAGCCAGCACTCTTGATACTAAAAACACACAAACACCTTTCACTGGTGGATTAGGTAGCCGTAAAGCACCATTAATTGAAATGACAACCGACATTGCCAACAGTACGACTTCATTTCAGGCTTTATGTAAGCGGCTGGGTATTGCGACAAATAAAACTTGTCAATAA
- a CDS encoding glycosyltransferase → MKVIQALARYFPDKCGGIQVNLNELLPELRSHDIDIQIAAAKLGSQTEETYKYNDVEVYRYPVFPAPKTQPNHGQFPHGKFEYFANWLTNQKADIYHQHHWEVYCGLPHLRLAKELGMATVLTLHYAVPLCQRITLMFNGQKVCDGKIDVVRCSQCADTLSKKLPAAIVKSLSHFPLDLLSRLPLPTSAYLPASVDDGNLGRFVRPFVVPGYVAARKKSLLKMAKYADRIVTVCDWLYKALLINGIPEEKLLLSRHGISYTAQKKLPQTRQQSDPLKVVFLGRWDIYKGIDILVQAVKDLPEQVKIELVIYGITQDERYRQKIFNLIANDPRICVNKELTREELRQTLANYDLLAVPSQCLETGPLVVLEAHSLSIPVIGSNLGGIAELVRHGIDGWLVTANDTKAWTQALERLATDTNLLWELRQGIKPVRTVNMQAADLATIYSRLQR, encoded by the coding sequence ATGAAAGTAATTCAAGCTCTTGCGCGTTATTTTCCAGATAAATGTGGTGGTATTCAAGTAAACCTCAACGAGTTACTGCCAGAATTGCGATCGCATGATATTGACATCCAGATAGCAGCGGCCAAGTTAGGTTCCCAAACAGAAGAGACTTATAAATATAACGACGTAGAAGTTTATCGATATCCTGTATTTCCCGCGCCCAAAACACAACCAAATCATGGGCAATTTCCGCATGGGAAATTTGAATATTTCGCTAATTGGTTAACTAACCAAAAAGCAGACATATATCATCAGCACCACTGGGAAGTATATTGTGGGTTGCCTCATTTGCGATTAGCTAAAGAATTAGGCATGGCAACAGTGCTGACATTACACTATGCCGTACCCTTATGCCAGCGAATTACTTTGATGTTCAATGGACAAAAAGTTTGTGATGGCAAAATTGATGTGGTGCGGTGTTCTCAGTGTGCTGATACTTTGAGCAAAAAGCTACCTGCTGCAATAGTCAAAAGTTTGAGCCATTTTCCCTTGGATCTCCTCAGTCGCTTACCTTTGCCCACCAGTGCATATCTTCCAGCCTCAGTAGACGATGGTAATCTGGGAAGGTTTGTCCGTCCTTTTGTCGTGCCTGGTTATGTTGCTGCCCGCAAAAAAAGTTTGCTAAAAATGGCAAAGTATGCTGACCGCATTGTGACAGTGTGTGATTGGCTTTATAAAGCTCTACTCATCAACGGCATACCTGAAGAAAAACTTCTTCTCTCTCGACATGGAATTTCTTATACTGCACAAAAAAAATTACCACAGACAAGACAGCAATCAGACCCTTTAAAAGTAGTTTTTTTAGGACGCTGGGATATATATAAGGGTATCGATATTTTAGTACAGGCAGTTAAAGATTTACCTGAGCAAGTCAAGATTGAGTTGGTCATTTATGGAATAACGCAGGATGAACGATATCGCCAAAAAATCTTTAATTTGATAGCAAACGATCCTCGGATTTGTGTGAATAAAGAACTAACAAGAGAAGAACTTCGCCAGACTCTAGCTAACTATGACTTACTAGCTGTACCTTCCCAATGCCTGGAAACTGGGCCTTTGGTTGTATTAGAAGCCCACTCCCTATCTATACCTGTCATCGGCTCTAACTTGGGGGGTATTGCTGAACTTGTTAGGCATGGCATTGATGGTTGGTTAGTGACTGCTAACGATACTAAAGCTTGGACTCAAGCTCTTGAGCGATTAGCAACAGATACTAATTTACTGTGGGAATTGCGCCAAGGTATTAAACCTGTTCGCACAGTAAATATGCAGGCAGCGGATTTAGCAACTATATACAGCAGATTGCAACGGTAG
- the hpsA gene encoding hormogonium polysaccharide biosynthesis protein HpsA, whose protein sequence is MSVRRKLFKAVRFSLKKLTKQFLSTIKKQIIWLIRTIFTTNRRREIGNAGFVLPTVVMVTLVVVLLTTAILFRSFERSKNASNTRVNEATLNAATPAIDRARAKLNKLFQDGRLPRATPTDDALYGTLANNIDEYTFGDETQLKLALDKNETDETKFLKTAWQYPVDTNNNGKFDSYTLYGIYFKNPPINEGAYTRKRNSLEARTPPMAAGGVSGDCGDTSTSASLVGNTGWFNINGKLKKSFFAYTATIPITGIPADTTNYEQYKGNKGFSALEYEQDRVQLLLVNNAVIYEDDINLTPGPAFKLNGRIFTNSNFLTGGGSGITLYQVSSNASCYYTADNAKIVVGGNTASGGFIDTGDISPSTKVHLFQGKSTAPTESDFQKSVTQGPNVIAYNSLAYVKRINRLVSAQMTNNASTDPKEVSDGINQEYQKRGLTAADFTAAEQDKFRQQQLELYFKKRTRRVPFTEVPFADNSDLSKVLGAYETTSPLNGSGDTLRPPDVWIYPTDPSDGKTTGTNYTKLTLNTTSGDTKLLPAATEPTTLQKDPDGKEAFLGDRISVGNNLPQLWWNGTSFVGPNPQDTQNITGITWDNTGGGTRTRRSRVEQLADLGATDRDGDWELAAAKVPTNPQEPVGGLRVVTGGGIYLPSGYTTTESSATYTAAKTATDKIWSDMMPVVSTAATAGSTKDANIVFPDDANTPYLRMRATAVYHYNVASYNQVTPAPIACVSSYYDPTNSTTARNKTGLADVSPINSPNNGTNNGNSNNGIVYNPPDTASGETTYAAVLSYQAQLKYPNGRWVNEPLKNALAKNAADRTISQRSAVESALCAIQILDGTITVQNPLLIPHGAIMETAFLDPRQVKAIHADNTATASVLETFTNADGGAVIPSDIDYNLPLEDRQPLEIRATVLDIDKLRGKPISGGVATATEYLLPNSGIIYATRDDALLDASATGVNQTTESPVDYKLDPTRRPNAIMFVNGGKIWRTNSYRDTEKGLILASNLPVYVKGDFNLHTQEEFGDLVTDPGNLLKDDWSNFYSRPANKRSPNFACRSGDPRLSCPTGDEWRPASVIADAITLLSNSFQLGFRNQGDYDLNNNLGDTVSITNFKNNGFFINTYVTNASWYNSSGIPNISSSYLNNFVTPIQRRGNFNEYLMEVCPKLPVSACTAPTDWYVNYDPINSFNNKYSWQIATDGSLLSSTLNAGTTAVAAASSISTYPRRVAFKRNSASTPVGNLMIDSSQPIPLGIDSNVKVSEFPYSGSTFPRKSTTALWFKTNDSNNSADKSLIIDSSAPTQQNQPRLSPVLQINVPFGSPGSPDTTKIGPGSGKTPNHNNWLQVATSTTFNLAAAAGDTPARSNEDNGGLHNFVRFIENWNSDDSTANATPARISGSFIQFKRSAFATAPFAAILNGSYRIVGNDGQAPFYIAPKRQWGYDVALLSQSPDLFAQKLVRTPDDLPDEYFREVGRDDSWVATLLCAKKTDNTYAIDADQRPCN, encoded by the coding sequence ATGTCTGTAAGACGCAAGTTATTCAAGGCAGTAAGATTTTCTTTAAAAAAACTTACTAAACAGTTTTTATCTACAATAAAAAAGCAAATTATTTGGCTAATAAGAACTATTTTCACCACCAATAGAAGACGTGAGATTGGAAATGCTGGGTTTGTTTTGCCAACGGTAGTAATGGTAACACTAGTAGTTGTGTTACTGACTACTGCGATTTTATTTAGGTCATTTGAGCGCTCTAAAAACGCCAGTAATACCCGCGTGAATGAGGCTACTCTCAATGCTGCAACCCCGGCAATTGATCGCGCTAGAGCTAAATTAAACAAGCTATTTCAAGATGGAAGACTACCACGAGCTACACCCACAGATGATGCACTTTACGGGACTTTGGCAAATAATATTGATGAATATACCTTTGGCGATGAAACTCAACTGAAACTGGCTTTAGATAAAAATGAAACAGATGAAACAAAATTTCTAAAAACGGCGTGGCAATATCCCGTAGATACGAATAACAACGGTAAATTTGATAGCTACACACTTTATGGGATTTATTTTAAAAATCCACCAATAAATGAAGGTGCATATACCCGCAAAAGAAACTCCTTAGAGGCGAGAACTCCACCAATGGCGGCTGGTGGTGTAAGTGGAGATTGTGGAGATACTTCAACAAGTGCCAGCTTAGTAGGCAATACTGGCTGGTTTAATATCAATGGCAAACTGAAAAAAAGCTTCTTTGCTTACACCGCAACTATTCCTATTACTGGTATACCTGCTGATACTACTAATTATGAGCAATATAAAGGCAATAAAGGTTTCTCTGCCCTAGAGTATGAACAAGACCGAGTGCAACTTCTTCTGGTTAACAACGCAGTTATTTATGAGGATGATATCAACCTCACTCCAGGTCCTGCCTTCAAACTGAATGGGCGGATTTTTACCAATAGTAATTTCCTGACTGGCGGAGGATCAGGAATTACGCTATATCAAGTTAGCAGTAATGCATCATGTTACTATACAGCCGATAATGCCAAAATAGTTGTTGGTGGTAATACGGCCTCTGGCGGATTTATAGATACTGGTGATATATCTCCCAGTACCAAAGTACATTTATTCCAGGGAAAAAGCACCGCTCCAACTGAGAGTGATTTTCAAAAATCAGTTACCCAGGGTCCGAATGTTATAGCTTATAACAGCCTAGCTTATGTAAAGCGTATCAATCGCTTAGTTTCTGCACAGATGACTAATAATGCTAGTACTGATCCCAAAGAGGTTAGTGATGGTATTAACCAGGAATATCAGAAGCGTGGCTTAACAGCAGCAGATTTCACCGCAGCTGAACAAGATAAGTTCCGCCAACAACAGCTAGAGCTTTACTTTAAAAAGCGCACGCGTCGCGTACCTTTTACAGAGGTTCCTTTTGCTGATAATAGTGACTTAAGCAAGGTTTTAGGCGCTTACGAAACGACCAGCCCACTAAATGGTAGTGGTGATACGCTACGTCCGCCAGATGTTTGGATTTATCCAACTGACCCTAGCGATGGTAAAACGACAGGTACTAACTATACTAAGCTGACGCTGAATACAACAAGTGGTGATACAAAGCTTTTACCTGCTGCAACTGAACCAACTACTCTACAAAAAGACCCAGATGGTAAAGAGGCATTTTTAGGCGATCGCATTTCAGTTGGTAATAATTTACCTCAACTCTGGTGGAATGGAACAAGCTTTGTTGGGCCAAATCCACAAGACACTCAAAATATTACAGGTATTACGTGGGACAACACTGGAGGGGGAACTCGCACTCGTCGCAGCCGCGTAGAGCAATTGGCTGATTTGGGAGCTACAGACAGAGATGGGGACTGGGAATTAGCAGCAGCTAAAGTCCCAACAAATCCACAAGAACCTGTAGGTGGCTTACGAGTAGTTACTGGTGGTGGAATTTATTTACCTAGTGGCTATACCACCACTGAAAGTAGTGCTACATATACAGCAGCCAAAACTGCTACGGACAAAATCTGGTCAGATATGATGCCAGTTGTTTCCACAGCTGCAACTGCTGGTAGTACCAAGGATGCAAATATCGTATTCCCCGACGATGCAAATACGCCCTACCTGCGGATGCGGGCAACAGCGGTTTATCACTACAACGTTGCCAGTTATAATCAGGTGACTCCAGCGCCTATTGCTTGTGTTAGTAGCTACTATGATCCAACGAATAGCACTACAGCCAGGAACAAAACAGGTTTAGCTGATGTATCCCCTATAAATTCCCCCAACAATGGTACAAATAATGGCAATTCCAATAACGGTATAGTCTACAATCCTCCTGACACTGCTAGCGGTGAAACAACTTATGCGGCAGTGCTTAGTTATCAAGCCCAATTGAAGTATCCCAATGGGCGTTGGGTAAATGAGCCATTGAAAAATGCTTTGGCAAAAAATGCGGCTGACCGTACTATCTCACAAAGGTCTGCTGTTGAATCTGCACTTTGCGCCATACAAATTTTAGACGGCACTATTACCGTTCAAAATCCTCTTCTTATTCCTCACGGTGCAATCATGGAAACTGCCTTTCTCGACCCCAGGCAGGTTAAGGCAATTCATGCAGATAACACAGCAACTGCGTCTGTATTAGAAACATTTACAAACGCAGATGGGGGCGCTGTCATACCCTCAGATATAGATTACAATCTTCCTCTTGAAGATCGTCAACCCCTAGAAATTCGCGCCACAGTATTAGATATTGACAAGCTGCGAGGAAAACCTATTAGTGGTGGTGTAGCAACAGCAACAGAATACTTATTACCAAATAGCGGTATTATCTATGCTACCCGTGATGATGCGCTTTTAGATGCGAGTGCAACGGGAGTAAACCAAACGACAGAAAGTCCTGTTGACTATAAACTTGACCCAACTCGCCGTCCTAACGCCATTATGTTTGTCAATGGAGGAAAAATCTGGCGTACAAACTCTTATAGAGACACAGAAAAAGGGCTAATTTTGGCTTCTAATCTGCCTGTATATGTTAAAGGTGACTTTAATCTTCACACTCAAGAAGAGTTCGGTGATCTTGTAACAGACCCAGGTAACTTACTAAAAGATGACTGGAGTAATTTCTATAGTCGCCCTGCAAATAAGCGCAGTCCTAACTTTGCTTGTCGCTCAGGTGACCCCAGGCTATCTTGTCCTACTGGAGATGAATGGCGACCTGCAAGCGTCATAGCGGATGCCATAACCCTACTTTCTAATAGCTTCCAGTTGGGTTTCCGTAATCAGGGAGACTATGACTTGAACAATAACTTAGGGGATACTGTCTCTATTACCAACTTTAAAAATAATGGCTTTTTTATTAACACCTACGTCACCAATGCTAGCTGGTATAACAGCAGCGGTATTCCAAATATCTCTAGTTCTTACCTTAATAACTTTGTCACACCAATTCAGCGACGGGGAAATTTCAACGAGTACTTAATGGAAGTTTGTCCGAAATTACCTGTCTCGGCGTGTACAGCACCTACAGACTGGTATGTTAACTATGACCCAATAAACTCATTCAATAATAAGTACTCTTGGCAAATTGCAACTGATGGTAGTTTATTAAGTTCAACTTTAAATGCAGGTACAACGGCCGTAGCAGCAGCAAGTTCAATATCGACCTACCCCCGTCGAGTTGCGTTTAAACGTAATAGTGCTTCTACTCCTGTTGGCAACTTGATGATTGATAGCTCTCAGCCTATACCCCTGGGAATTGATTCAAATGTTAAGGTATCAGAGTTTCCCTACTCAGGGAGTACCTTCCCTCGAAAATCCACTACTGCTCTATGGTTCAAGACAAATGATTCAAACAATTCAGCCGACAAATCTTTAATCATAGACAGTAGTGCCCCTACTCAGCAAAATCAACCCCGCTTGTCGCCTGTCTTACAAATCAATGTACCTTTTGGGAGTCCTGGCTCACCCGATACTACAAAAATAGGCCCTGGAAGTGGTAAAACCCCGAATCACAACAATTGGCTACAAGTGGCTACATCAACCACCTTCAACTTAGCCGCAGCAGCTGGAGATACACCCGCACGCTCCAATGAAGATAATGGTGGTTTACACAACTTTGTAAGGTTTATAGAGAACTGGAACTCAGACGATAGTACAGCAAATGCTACCCCAGCGAGGATTAGCGGCTCTTTTATCCAGTTCAAGCGCAGTGCTTTTGCTACTGCACCATTTGCGGCAATTTTAAATGGATCATATCGTATCGTTGGTAACGACGGTCAAGCTCCTTTCTATATAGCTCCTAAACGGCAGTGGGGTTATGATGTAGCGTTGCTTTCTCAGTCGCCTGACTTGTTTGCTCAAAAATTGGTGAGAACCCCAGATGATTTGCCAGACGAGTACTTCCGGGAAGTTGGTCGAGATGACTCCTGGGTAGCAACTTTGTTATGTGCTAAAAAAACCGACAACACTTATGCAATCGACGCAGACCAACGTCCTTGCAACTAA
- a CDS encoding PIG-L deacetylase family protein, with protein sequence MLNVKHILHRVRNKIWRLYNHTLPEFMSMLQFLWLLHIGSKPMKVNQKSAMVIAPHQDDEVLGCGGLIKLKREQNVPVQIVFVTDGAASHGKHPKFQSGEMVSIRKQEALSALSILGIDSEQIYFLDKPDSQLQYLDASKRQQTIEQLAQLLKSFQPGEVYVTHRQDRIKDHEVTYELLLAAIQYSEIEVDILQYPIWILWKSLLFRDLKLDELASAYRISIHSVQNKKIEALGAYRSQCLPIDAETYAVLKPGFLRRFFVPYEIFFKPSSLLSNQ encoded by the coding sequence ATGCTGAATGTCAAACATATTCTTCATCGAGTACGAAACAAGATTTGGCGACTATACAATCATACATTGCCAGAATTCATGAGCATGTTGCAATTTCTTTGGCTATTGCATATTGGTAGTAAGCCGATGAAAGTTAATCAGAAATCTGCAATGGTAATTGCACCGCACCAGGATGATGAAGTTTTGGGATGCGGTGGTTTAATTAAACTCAAGCGGGAACAGAATGTGCCAGTCCAGATTGTTTTTGTCACAGATGGAGCAGCTTCTCATGGCAAACATCCCAAGTTTCAATCTGGTGAAATGGTTTCAATTCGTAAGCAAGAAGCGCTTTCAGCTTTAAGTATCTTAGGCATCGACTCTGAACAAATTTACTTTCTCGACAAACCAGATAGTCAACTTCAATATCTAGATGCAAGCAAGCGCCAACAAACAATTGAACAACTTGCTCAACTCCTGAAATCCTTCCAGCCTGGGGAGGTTTATGTGACTCATCGCCAAGACCGTATTAAAGACCACGAAGTAACTTATGAATTACTGCTAGCGGCGATTCAATACTCTGAAATTGAGGTTGACATTTTACAGTACCCGATTTGGATTCTCTGGAAATCTTTACTCTTCCGTGACCTAAAACTAGATGAATTAGCATCTGCTTACCGTATATCTATTCATTCTGTTCAAAATAAGAAGATAGAGGCGCTTGGAGCCTACCGCTCTCAGTGTCTACCTATTGATGCTGAAACTTATGCTGTACTAAAGCCTGGTTTCCTACGGCGATTTTTCGTACCGTATGAAATTTTTTTCAAACCTTCTTCTTTGTTGTCAAATCAATAA
- the metH gene encoding methionine synthase encodes MTHSFLERLRSPDSPVLVFDGAMGTNLQTQNLTAEDFGGPQYEGCNEYLVHTKPEAVAKVHRDFLAAGADVIETDTFGSTSLVLAEYDLADQAYYLSKTAAELAKRVAAEFSTPEKPRFVAGSIGPTTKLPTLGHIDFDTMKATFAEQAEALWDGGVDLFLVETCQDVLQIKAALNGIEEVFAKKGDRRPLMVSVTMESMGTMLVGSEISAVLTILEPYPIDILGLNCATGPDLMKPHIKYLSEHSPFIVSCIPNAGLPENVGGQAHYRLTPLELRMSLMHFVEDLGVQVIGGCCGTRPEHIQQLAEVAKGLKPKVRQPSLEPAAASIYTTQPYDQDNSFLIVGERLNASGSKKCRDLLNAEDWDGLVSMARAQVKEGAHILDVNVDYVGRDGVRDMHELVSRIVNNVTLPLMLDSTEWEKMEAGLKVAGGKCLLNSTNYEDGEPRFLKVLELAKKYGAGVVIGTIDEDGMARTADKKFAIAQRAYRQAVEYGIPPTEIFFDTLALPISTGIEEDRENGKATIESIRRIREGLPGCHVILGVSNISFGLTPASRMVLNSVFLHEATTAGMDAAIVSANKILPLSKIDARHQEICRQLIYDERKFEGNVCVYDPLGELTTAFAGVTTKRDRSLDESLPIPERLKRHIIDGERIGLEEHLKKALEEYPPLEIINTFLLDGMKVVGELFGSGQMQLPFVLQSAETMKAAVAFLEPFMEKSESGNNAKGTFIIATVKGDVHDIGKNLVDIILSNNGYKVINLGIKQPVENIINAYEQHKPDCIAMSGLLVKSTAFMKENLEVFNEKGISVPVILGGAALTPKFVYEDCQNTYKGKVVYGKDAFSDLHFMDKLMPAKATNNWEDLQGFLNEVETAEVSTNGHKEPKATTAEETSAEPKVVDTRRSEAVAVDIERPTPPFWGTKLLQPSDIPIEEIFWHLDLQALIAGQWQFRKPKEQSKEEYQAFLAEKVYPILESWKQRIIEENLLHPQVIYGYFPCQSEGNSLYIYDSENQSQQIATFDFPRQKSLRRLCIADFFAPKESGIIDVFPMQAVTVGEIATEFAQKLFAANQYTDYLYFHGMAVQVAEAVAEWTHARIRRELGFVAEEPDNIREILAQRYRGSRYSFGYPACPNIQDQYKQLELLQTDRIKLYMDESEQLYPEQSTTAIITYHPVAKYFSA; translated from the coding sequence ATGACTCATTCTTTCCTTGAACGCCTGCGTAGTCCAGATAGCCCAGTCCTCGTCTTCGACGGGGCGATGGGAACCAACTTACAAACCCAAAACCTCACTGCTGAAGACTTCGGCGGCCCGCAGTATGAAGGTTGTAACGAATACCTAGTCCACACGAAACCCGAAGCTGTCGCTAAGGTTCACCGCGACTTTCTCGCTGCTGGTGCAGATGTCATAGAAACCGATACCTTTGGCAGTACATCCCTGGTGCTGGCAGAATATGACTTGGCAGACCAAGCCTACTATCTCAGCAAGACAGCCGCAGAATTAGCCAAGCGTGTCGCTGCGGAATTTTCCACGCCAGAAAAACCCCGGTTTGTGGCAGGTTCCATCGGCCCCACAACAAAACTCCCTACTTTGGGACATATTGACTTTGACACCATGAAAGCTACTTTTGCTGAACAAGCAGAGGCGCTGTGGGATGGTGGTGTTGATTTATTTTTGGTAGAAACTTGCCAAGATGTGCTGCAAATTAAGGCGGCGCTGAATGGTATTGAAGAGGTGTTTGCCAAAAAAGGCGATCGCCGTCCGTTGATGGTATCAGTGACAATGGAAAGCATGGGCACAATGTTGGTAGGTTCAGAAATCAGCGCTGTGCTGACAATTCTGGAACCTTACCCAATTGACATTCTCGGTCTAAACTGTGCCACTGGCCCAGACTTGATGAAACCACATATCAAGTATTTGTCAGAACATTCACCTTTCATCGTTTCCTGTATTCCCAACGCGGGTTTACCTGAAAACGTTGGCGGTCAAGCACACTACCGCCTGACACCGTTAGAATTACGGATGTCATTGATGCATTTTGTTGAAGATTTGGGTGTCCAAGTGATCGGGGGTTGCTGTGGGACGCGTCCAGAACACATTCAACAATTGGCAGAAGTCGCTAAAGGTCTGAAGCCAAAAGTTAGACAGCCAAGTTTAGAACCAGCAGCAGCATCAATTTACACCACTCAGCCCTACGATCAAGATAATTCTTTCTTGATAGTTGGCGAACGTCTCAACGCCAGTGGTTCCAAAAAGTGCCGCGATTTGCTCAATGCCGAAGATTGGGATGGACTCGTTTCAATGGCGAGGGCGCAAGTTAAAGAAGGCGCACACATCCTTGATGTCAACGTCGATTATGTCGGACGCGATGGCGTGCGCGATATGCACGAATTAGTTTCGCGCATTGTCAATAATGTGACATTGCCTTTAATGCTTGACTCCACCGAATGGGAAAAGATGGAGGCGGGTTTAAAGGTTGCCGGTGGTAAATGTTTGCTGAACTCCACCAACTACGAAGATGGGGAACCGCGCTTTTTGAAGGTGCTGGAGTTAGCGAAAAAATACGGTGCTGGTGTAGTTATTGGTACTATCGATGAAGATGGGATGGCGCGGACAGCAGACAAAAAGTTTGCGATCGCCCAACGCGCATACCGTCAAGCTGTAGAATATGGCATACCACCCACAGAAATATTCTTTGATACCCTAGCGTTACCCATTTCCACCGGGATTGAAGAAGACCGAGAAAACGGCAAAGCCACCATTGAATCCATCCGGCGCATTCGTGAAGGATTGCCTGGATGCCATGTAATTTTGGGTGTTTCCAATATTTCCTTTGGTTTAACTCCAGCCTCGCGGATGGTGCTGAACTCAGTGTTTTTACACGAAGCGACAACGGCGGGAATGGATGCAGCCATTGTCAGCGCTAACAAAATTTTACCGCTATCGAAGATTGATGCACGCCATCAAGAAATCTGTCGCCAGTTGATTTATGATGAGCGGAAGTTTGAAGGTAATGTTTGTGTTTACGATCCCTTGGGAGAGCTTACCACAGCCTTTGCCGGGGTAACAACTAAGCGCGATCGCTCCTTAGATGAAAGTCTCCCTATTCCAGAACGTCTCAAGCGTCATATCATCGACGGCGAACGCATTGGTTTAGAAGAACATCTGAAAAAAGCCTTAGAAGAATATCCCCCGTTGGAAATTATCAACACCTTTTTGCTAGATGGGATGAAAGTTGTCGGGGAATTATTCGGTTCTGGACAAATGCAGCTACCCTTCGTTTTGCAATCTGCGGAAACCATGAAAGCGGCGGTAGCATTTCTCGAACCATTCATGGAAAAATCAGAATCAGGCAACAATGCCAAGGGAACCTTTATCATTGCCACAGTGAAAGGTGATGTCCACGACATTGGTAAAAACTTGGTGGATATCATCTTGTCCAACAACGGCTACAAGGTGATTAATCTGGGAATTAAGCAGCCAGTAGAAAACATCATCAACGCTTACGAACAGCACAAACCTGATTGTATTGCCATGAGTGGTTTGCTGGTGAAATCCACCGCCTTCATGAAAGAGAATTTGGAGGTATTCAACGAAAAGGGAATTAGTGTCCCCGTGATATTAGGTGGTGCGGCGTTAACTCCCAAGTTTGTCTATGAAGATTGCCAAAACACTTACAAAGGTAAAGTTGTTTATGGCAAAGATGCCTTTTCTGACTTGCACTTCATGGATAAATTAATGCCAGCAAAGGCAACTAATAACTGGGAAGATTTGCAGGGATTTTTGAATGAAGTGGAAACTGCTGAAGTTTCGACAAATGGTCACAAAGAACCAAAAGCTACAACTGCTGAAGAAACATCTGCTGAACCAAAAGTAGTAGATACGAGACGTTCCGAAGCTGTGGCTGTAGATATTGAACGTCCCACCCCACCTTTCTGGGGAACGAAATTGTTGCAGCCTAGTGATATTCCCATTGAGGAAATATTCTGGCACTTGGATTTACAAGCTTTAATTGCTGGACAGTGGCAATTCCGCAAACCAAAGGAACAATCTAAGGAGGAATATCAGGCTTTCTTAGCTGAGAAAGTTTACCCAATTTTAGAAAGTTGGAAACAGCGAATTATTGAAGAAAATCTGTTGCATCCCCAAGTGATTTATGGGTATTTCCCTTGTCAATCTGAGGGCAATTCTCTATATATATATGACTCAGAAAACCAATCACAACAGATTGCAACTTTCGATTTTCCCAGACAAAAGTCGTTAAGGCGGCTGTGCATAGCAGATTTCTTTGCACCAAAGGAATCGGGAATTATTGATGTCTTCCCGATGCAGGCGGTGACTGTAGGAGAGATTGCAACAGAGTTTGCTCAAAAGCTGTTTGCGGCTAATCAATACACCGATTACCTATATTTCCACGGTATGGCGGTGCAGGTAGCAGAGGCGGTGGCTGAGTGGACACACGCCCGAATTCGCCGAGAGTTAGGCTTTGTTGCTGAAGAACCCGACAATATTCGGGAGATATTAGCACAACGCTATCGTGGCTCGCGGTATAGTTTTGGGTATCCAGCTTGCCCGAATATCCAAGACCAATACAAGCAACTGGAATTATTGCAGACTGACAGAATTAAATTGTATATGGATGAAAGTGAACAACTTTATCCAGAACAGTCTACCACTGCAATTATTACTTACCACCCAGTAGCAAAATACTTTAGCGCCTAA